The Streptomyces sp. NBC_00440 genome contains a region encoding:
- a CDS encoding Cys-Gln thioester bond-forming surface protein has translation MATAAPAFADDAPTNSSGVTATLDNPGVSVGDKVVIDGADETAGLFELKVDGGGSIKTYCIDLHNHTQANTSYREVTWAESSLAHNNDAGKIRWILEHSFPQVTPASLGANLNVTLTDATAAAATQAAIWHFSDHVDAVPKDAAGRKLTEYLEKTAANVAEPAASLSLGPADVAGHPGESLGPVTVSTNAAKAEVSLAPDAPQGVTVVGKDGKPVTSAVNGTQLFFKVPAGTQPGSAKLNVTAQTAVPIGRAFVSDSKSQTQILAGTSTASVSAVASANWASKGPVPALSATKDCAKGGVDVTASNKGDEAFTFELAGQKHTIEAGKSQTVTVPVAEDQAYDFTIKGPNGFEKRFQGVLDCKTAGSTPTHSGTPSPVPSAASAGGSTSGTHGGGLAETGSSSSTPVIAGIAIALVVLGGGAVFMLRRKNGTAGQ, from the coding sequence ATGGCAACTGCCGCGCCTGCTTTTGCCGATGACGCTCCCACCAACTCCTCCGGCGTCACCGCCACCCTGGACAACCCCGGGGTGTCGGTCGGGGACAAGGTCGTGATCGACGGTGCCGACGAGACGGCCGGGCTCTTCGAGCTCAAGGTCGACGGCGGCGGGTCCATCAAGACGTACTGCATCGACCTGCACAACCACACTCAGGCCAACACCTCCTACCGCGAGGTCACTTGGGCCGAGTCCTCGCTCGCGCACAACAACGACGCGGGCAAGATCCGCTGGATCCTTGAGCACTCCTTCCCGCAGGTGACGCCCGCGTCCCTCGGTGCGAACCTCAATGTGACGCTGACCGACGCCACAGCCGCCGCCGCGACCCAGGCCGCGATCTGGCACTTCTCGGACCACGTCGACGCGGTCCCGAAGGACGCGGCCGGCCGGAAGCTGACCGAATACCTGGAGAAGACCGCGGCCAACGTCGCCGAGCCGGCCGCGTCGCTCTCGCTCGGCCCCGCCGACGTGGCGGGCCACCCCGGTGAGTCGCTCGGCCCCGTGACGGTCTCCACCAACGCCGCCAAGGCCGAGGTCTCCCTCGCCCCGGACGCGCCGCAGGGTGTCACCGTCGTCGGCAAGGACGGCAAGCCCGTCACCAGCGCGGTCAACGGCACGCAGCTGTTCTTCAAGGTCCCGGCCGGCACACAGCCCGGCTCGGCCAAGCTGAACGTCACCGCGCAGACCGCGGTGCCGATCGGCCGTGCCTTTGTCAGCGACTCCAAGAGCCAGACGCAGATCCTCGCGGGCACCAGCACCGCTTCGGTCAGCGCGGTCGCCTCGGCCAACTGGGCCAGCAAGGGCCCCGTCCCGGCCCTCTCCGCCACGAAGGACTGCGCCAAGGGTGGCGTGGACGTCACCGCCAGCAACAAGGGCGATGAGGCGTTCACCTTCGAGCTGGCGGGCCAGAAGCACACGATCGAGGCCGGCAAGTCGCAGACGGTGACCGTGCCGGTCGCCGAGGACCAGGCCTACGACTTCACGATCAAGGGCCCGAACGGCTTCGAGAAGCGCTTCCAGGGCGTCCTCGACTGCAAGACGGCCGGCAGCACGCCCACCCACAGCGGCACGCCTTCCCCGGTGCCCAGCGCGGCCTCGGCCGGCGGCAGCACCTCGGGCACCCACGGCGGTGGCCTGGCCGAGACCGGCAGCTCCAGCTCCACCCCGGTGATCGCCGGTATCGCGATCGCCCTCGTGGTGCTCGGTGGCGGCGCGGTCTTCATGCTCCGCAGGAAGAACGGCACCGCGGGTCAGTGA
- a CDS encoding single-stranded DNA-binding protein, with the protein MNDTLVTLVGNVATQPEYRDSVTGGMARFRFAVTARRWDRQKQVWTDGPTSFYTVWSWRSLAANLAGSVSLGEPLVVHGRLKVREEDKDGQRRFSADIEALAVGHDMTRGTSAFKRVARADAALTERPKDLVA; encoded by the coding sequence ATGAACGACACCTTGGTGACATTGGTGGGAAATGTGGCGACGCAGCCTGAATACCGGGATTCGGTGACCGGGGGAATGGCGCGATTTCGCTTCGCGGTCACCGCACGCCGCTGGGACCGGCAGAAACAGGTCTGGACCGACGGGCCGACCAGCTTCTACACCGTGTGGTCCTGGCGGTCGCTGGCCGCGAATCTGGCCGGATCCGTGTCCCTGGGCGAACCACTTGTCGTGCACGGCAGGTTGAAGGTGCGCGAAGAGGACAAGGACGGACAGCGCAGATTCTCGGCGGACATCGAGGCGCTGGCCGTGGGGCACGACATGACGCGCGGGACCAGCGCGTTCAAGCGTGTGGCCAGGGCCGACGCGGCTCTGACGGAGCGCCCCAAGGACCTGGTGGCCTGA
- a CDS encoding GTPase has translation MPGQAGHRWDDGFIARRAADRGDSAPGSARELNLGPLPASYEDFPRSMSYGAELRARLDALRELVGLSRTRLDGPTLAEAGRVLDEASARQRLSSQHTVVAIAGATGSGKSTLFNALAGVAISETGVRRPTTSAPLACSWTDGAAGLLDRLAIPGRLRRRPWMSAGPGDELHGLVLIDLPDHDSAVTAHRDQVDRAMELVDAVIWVVDPEKYADAALHDRYLKPLAGHAEITFVVLNQIDRLPGEAADQVLDDLRRLLDEDGMALGEHGEPGATVLALSALTGEGVGELRELIGRFVRERGAPARRLSADVDAAADELRSVYVAEGHAGLGELSREEFGDRLGNAVGALAAGEAAEREWSRNAMKACGTPWLRLWRWYESTRVPGGPEPVPAEPGPEPAGTEATARQEVEQAVRTVADEAADGLPAPWAQAVREAAARGADGLPEALDELAVTTVAQEPGGRSGRPAWWPAAVLAQVMTTVHQILGVLWLLGVVVGVLDVAPLTPVLVMLAGTVGGPLVEWACGMAVRGPAHRYGQEAERRLREAAAACGRAKVLDPVAAELVRYREVREQYVTVNGLSTTGK, from the coding sequence ATGCCCGGGCAGGCCGGTCACCGATGGGACGACGGGTTCATCGCCCGACGCGCCGCCGACCGCGGCGACAGCGCGCCGGGCAGCGCGCGCGAACTCAATCTGGGCCCCCTGCCGGCGTCGTACGAGGACTTTCCGCGTTCCATGTCGTACGGCGCCGAACTGCGCGCCCGGCTGGACGCCTTGCGGGAACTGGTCGGTCTCTCCCGTACGCGCCTCGACGGCCCGACGCTGGCCGAGGCCGGACGGGTGCTGGACGAGGCGTCGGCCCGGCAGCGGCTCTCCTCGCAGCACACCGTCGTCGCCATCGCGGGCGCGACCGGCAGTGGCAAGTCGACCCTCTTCAACGCCCTTGCCGGGGTGGCGATCTCCGAGACCGGGGTGCGCAGGCCCACCACCTCCGCGCCCCTCGCCTGCAGTTGGACCGACGGCGCCGCCGGACTGCTCGACCGGCTCGCGATCCCGGGGCGGCTGCGCCGCAGGCCCTGGATGAGTGCGGGACCCGGCGACGAGCTGCACGGGCTGGTCCTCATCGACCTGCCGGACCACGACTCGGCCGTGACCGCGCACCGCGACCAGGTGGACCGCGCGATGGAACTGGTCGACGCGGTGATCTGGGTGGTCGACCCGGAGAAGTACGCGGACGCCGCACTCCACGACCGCTATCTCAAGCCGCTCGCGGGCCACGCCGAGATCACCTTTGTGGTGCTCAACCAGATCGACCGGCTGCCGGGCGAGGCCGCCGACCAGGTGCTCGACGACCTGCGGAGGCTGCTCGACGAGGACGGCATGGCACTGGGCGAGCACGGCGAGCCGGGGGCGACGGTGCTCGCACTGTCCGCGCTCACCGGTGAAGGGGTGGGCGAACTGCGGGAACTGATCGGCCGGTTCGTCCGCGAACGGGGCGCCCCGGCGCGGCGGCTGTCCGCCGATGTGGACGCTGCGGCGGACGAACTGCGTTCGGTCTACGTGGCCGAGGGCCACGCCGGGCTCGGAGAGCTGTCGCGTGAGGAGTTCGGTGACCGGCTCGGCAACGCGGTCGGCGCCCTGGCCGCGGGCGAGGCCGCGGAGCGCGAGTGGAGCCGGAACGCGATGAAGGCGTGCGGCACGCCGTGGCTGCGGCTCTGGCGCTGGTACGAGTCCACACGTGTGCCCGGCGGCCCGGAGCCGGTGCCGGCGGAGCCCGGCCCGGAGCCCGCGGGCACCGAGGCGACTGCCCGGCAGGAGGTGGAGCAGGCTGTGCGTACGGTCGCCGACGAGGCGGCCGACGGGCTTCCCGCGCCCTGGGCGCAAGCGGTGCGCGAGGCCGCCGCACGCGGAGCCGATGGGCTGCCCGAGGCCCTGGACGAGCTGGCAGTGACCACCGTCGCGCAGGAGCCGGGGGGCCGCTCGGGGCGGCCCGCATGGTGGCCGGCGGCCGTACTGGCCCAGGTGATGACGACCGTGCACCAGATTCTGGGTGTGCTCTGGCTGCTGGGGGTGGTGGTGGGCGTGCTCGATGTCGCCCCGCTGACGCCCGTCCTGGTGATGCTGGCCGGAACCGTGGGCGGCCCGCTCGTGGAGTGGGCGTGCGGGATGGCCGTACGGGGGCCCGCGCACCGGTACGGGCAGGAGGCGGAGCGCAGGCTGCGGGAGGCGGCCGCCGCGTGCGGCAGGGCAAAGGTGCTCGATCCGGTCGCGGCCGAGCTGGTGCGCTACCGAGAGGTGCGGGAGCAGTACGTGACGGTGAACGGGTTGTCCACAACCGGCAAGTAG
- a CDS encoding dynamin family protein, whose protein sequence is MDVRPQLIDALSALRDRVGAVRLPLPLPGAPRARRTRTELLAQLDDYLVPRLRAPDAPLLAVIGGSTGAGKSTLVNSLVGRRVSEAGVLRPTTRTPVLVCHPDDHHWFSGLRVLPRLTRVWLPQQDDTGDDGPPEPHAATSGALRVEVAANLPRGLALLDAPDIDSLVAGNRALAAELICAADVWVMVTTASRYADAVPWHLLRTAKEYNATLVTVLDRVPHQVVGEVSRQYGALLTRAGLGDAPRFTIPELPESAGGGSGLLPTTAVAPLRAWLTQHAQDPAARQQSLDRTATGVIDSLGARMPELAAAVAMQYSAAVRLTGTVEEAYAGEGKRVRARLKAGAVLAGDARTRWRGYPLDSSSGELLDALSESLAVLLQCAVAAADERVRESWGREPAAAGLETEAAEAGERVGLAVRRWRRVLEELAEEEVGGLERSAAPEPEAVAALLAAALLGGRRTRKAGERLAERIGAQRALRLRDKGAELVSTYIDDVLGAERDRRLAPLDALDVGPESQAELIAALSVLQKEKCPR, encoded by the coding sequence TTGGATGTACGGCCTCAGCTGATCGACGCACTCTCCGCCCTGCGTGACCGAGTCGGCGCCGTGCGCCTTCCGCTCCCGTTGCCAGGCGCACCGCGCGCCCGCCGGACGCGGACCGAATTGCTCGCGCAGCTCGACGACTACCTGGTGCCCCGGCTCAGAGCTCCGGATGCACCCCTGCTCGCCGTGATCGGCGGGTCGACCGGTGCGGGGAAGTCCACGCTCGTCAATTCGCTGGTCGGACGCCGGGTCAGCGAGGCCGGAGTGCTGCGGCCCACCACACGGACACCGGTCCTGGTCTGCCACCCCGACGACCATCACTGGTTCTCGGGGCTGCGCGTGCTGCCGCGCCTCACCCGCGTATGGCTTCCGCAGCAGGACGACACCGGCGACGACGGGCCCCCGGAGCCGCACGCGGCCACCAGCGGTGCGCTGCGGGTCGAAGTGGCGGCGAACCTGCCGCGCGGGCTCGCCCTGCTCGACGCCCCCGACATCGACTCGCTCGTCGCGGGCAACCGGGCGCTGGCCGCCGAGTTGATCTGCGCCGCCGACGTGTGGGTCATGGTGACCACCGCGTCCCGGTACGCGGACGCCGTGCCCTGGCATCTGCTGCGTACCGCGAAGGAGTACAACGCGACACTCGTCACCGTCCTCGACCGGGTGCCCCACCAGGTCGTCGGAGAGGTGTCACGGCAGTACGGCGCGCTGCTCACCCGGGCCGGGCTCGGGGACGCGCCGCGCTTCACGATCCCCGAACTGCCCGAGTCGGCGGGCGGCGGCAGCGGACTGCTGCCCACCACCGCCGTCGCACCGCTGCGCGCATGGCTGACCCAGCACGCGCAGGACCCGGCGGCCCGACAGCAGTCCCTCGACCGCACGGCGACCGGGGTGATCGATTCGCTGGGTGCGCGGATGCCCGAACTGGCTGCCGCCGTCGCCATGCAGTACTCCGCAGCGGTACGGCTCACCGGCACCGTCGAGGAGGCGTACGCGGGTGAGGGCAAGCGCGTACGAGCACGCCTCAAGGCGGGCGCCGTGCTGGCCGGAGACGCCAGGACCCGGTGGCGCGGCTATCCGTTGGACAGTTCGTCGGGCGAACTGCTCGACGCGCTCTCGGAGAGCCTGGCGGTACTGCTCCAGTGCGCGGTGGCCGCCGCAGACGAACGGGTCCGCGAGAGCTGGGGGCGCGAGCCCGCGGCAGCCGGTCTTGAGACGGAGGCGGCGGAGGCCGGCGAGCGGGTCGGCCTCGCCGTGCGGCGCTGGCGGCGGGTCCTGGAGGAGCTGGCCGAGGAAGAGGTGGGCGGGCTGGAGCGCTCGGCCGCGCCGGAACCCGAGGCGGTCGCCGCGCTGCTGGCCGCCGCGCTGCTGGGCGGGCGCCGGACGCGCAAGGCGGGGGAGCGGCTGGCCGAACGGATCGGCGCGCAGAGGGCGCTGAGGCTGCGCGACAAGGGCGCCGAGCTGGTCAGCACGTACATCGACGACGTGCTCGGCGCGGAGCGCGACCGCCGGCTCGCACCGCTGGACGCCCTCGACGTGGGCCCCGAGTCGCAGGCCGAACTGATCGCCGCGCTGTCCGTACTGCAGAAGGAGAAGTGCCCGCGATGA
- a CDS encoding HD domain-containing protein — protein MADDLSAVAHFLYETGTLKQARRTGWWMAGVRDPESVADHSWRTSLIASVIAKLEGTDPARAAFLAVWHDSQESRTGDVNHLGKKYSSGADPREVTADQTAGMPEVLAETVRELVGEYEAKETAEAICARDADKLECMLQGIEYRAQGYENAQRWIDNSRGRLVTETACRLADELLSQGPLDWLRKALGEAKG, from the coding sequence GTGGCTGACGATCTGTCCGCGGTAGCGCACTTCCTGTACGAGACGGGGACTCTGAAGCAGGCCCGGCGTACAGGGTGGTGGATGGCCGGCGTACGTGACCCGGAAAGCGTCGCTGATCACTCCTGGCGCACGTCGCTCATTGCCTCGGTCATCGCGAAGCTGGAGGGCACTGATCCTGCGCGGGCGGCGTTCCTTGCGGTGTGGCACGACTCGCAGGAGTCCCGCACGGGGGACGTCAACCACCTCGGGAAGAAATACTCCTCCGGTGCGGACCCGCGGGAGGTGACCGCAGACCAGACCGCCGGTATGCCCGAGGTGCTGGCCGAGACCGTCCGCGAACTGGTCGGGGAGTACGAGGCGAAGGAGACCGCCGAGGCGATCTGTGCCAGGGATGCGGACAAGCTGGAGTGCATGCTCCAGGGCATCGAGTACCGCGCGCAGGGCTATGAGAACGCACAGCGGTGGATCGACAACAGCCGCGGTCGGCTGGTAACGGAGACGGCCTGCCGCCTGGCGGATGAACTGCTCAGTCAGGGGCCGTTGGATTGGCTGCGTAAGGCCCTTGGTGAGGCGAAGGGCTGA
- a CDS encoding helix-turn-helix domain-containing protein, which translates to MFRLIREQLGLTQDELADRFVISADTIAGWESGRRALTAIPGGQMLVHRHGFMRLGAPPALLLTLERAIEADVLLAGVLEDSASTGASPLGAWVMQRDLVEVLAWPPQQRATDTSTPPASAATTPTRACPRRPGTFSRRTATVLLADAHHSRAGPRAW; encoded by the coding sequence GTGTTCCGCCTCATCCGCGAACAGCTCGGACTCACCCAGGACGAACTCGCAGACCGATTCGTGATCTCTGCCGACACCATCGCGGGATGGGAGTCCGGCAGACGGGCACTTACCGCGATCCCGGGTGGCCAGATGCTCGTCCACCGCCACGGCTTCATGCGGCTCGGCGCGCCTCCTGCCCTCCTCCTCACGCTGGAGCGGGCCATAGAGGCTGATGTCCTCCTCGCCGGCGTCCTTGAGGACAGCGCCTCGACCGGCGCGAGCCCCCTCGGCGCATGGGTCATGCAACGCGACCTCGTCGAGGTCCTCGCCTGGCCCCCTCAACAACGTGCCACCGACACCTCTACGCCGCCTGCCTCTGCCGCCACGACGCCGACACGGGCCTGTCCCCGCCGGCCCGGAACTTTCAGCCGGCGAACGGCAACGGTTCTTCTTGCAGATGCGCACCACAGCAGAGCAGGCCCGCGGGCCTGGTGA
- a CDS encoding Eco57I restriction-modification methylase domain-containing protein translates to MATPLFLDTDLHNLPMEAVEHGEVFTRRWVVDLALDLLGYTADKDLTEVRLVEPACGAGAFLVAIASRISSSCRAHNRPITDSLSAVRALDLLDRNVLRSRATVEAQLLAEGWPAGESRKVAAAWVEQGDYLLQADAGHRADYVVGNPPYIRLEDVPDARMTAYRQACTTMGGRADIYVGFYEVALQSLTPEGRLGFICADRWMRNQYGRRLRQMVRSRFSMDVTLVMHDVDAFEDQVSAYPAITIISNQAQGRAVAADTTREFRSAQARDFVSWCAQDSSESITTTAFQAARMPNWFPDEDSWPAASPARLAVLEELTERFRLLEDDKTGTRVGIGIATGADKVFLTEDKGLVESDRLLPMAMVRDTTSGALDWHGTYLVNPWAAEGRLVDLAVYPRLASYFEEHGTALRKRYIATKQPDRWYKTIDKVDHCLIGRPKLLLPDMKLTIHPVLDEGGLYPHHNLYFIVSDAWDMRVLGGLLLSKVAEAFVEAYAVKMRGGTIRFQAQYLRKIRVPDPQAISESDQVALREAFDKRDVQVATEAALRVYGLAELPD, encoded by the coding sequence GTGGCTACTCCTCTGTTCCTCGACACAGACCTACATAACCTCCCTATGGAGGCCGTGGAACACGGTGAGGTCTTCACGCGACGCTGGGTGGTCGACCTTGCCCTCGATCTCCTCGGTTACACCGCGGACAAGGACCTCACCGAGGTGAGGCTTGTCGAGCCCGCCTGTGGTGCTGGTGCGTTCCTGGTCGCGATCGCTTCGAGGATCAGTTCGTCCTGCCGCGCGCACAACCGCCCCATCACGGATTCACTCTCCGCAGTTCGCGCCCTGGACCTGTTGGACCGCAACGTGCTGCGGAGCCGCGCGACTGTCGAGGCGCAGCTGTTGGCTGAGGGATGGCCGGCAGGGGAGTCGAGGAAGGTGGCTGCAGCCTGGGTCGAGCAAGGTGACTACCTACTGCAAGCCGACGCTGGCCATCGAGCTGACTACGTAGTCGGCAACCCTCCATACATCCGCCTCGAAGACGTTCCCGATGCCCGGATGACTGCATACCGTCAAGCCTGTACCACAATGGGTGGCCGAGCAGATATCTACGTCGGCTTCTACGAAGTAGCGCTACAGAGCCTCACTCCAGAGGGACGGCTCGGCTTCATCTGTGCGGACCGCTGGATGCGGAACCAGTACGGTCGTCGCCTCCGGCAGATGGTGCGCAGCCGCTTCAGCATGGACGTGACGCTTGTCATGCATGACGTAGACGCCTTCGAGGATCAGGTTTCGGCCTATCCGGCCATCACGATCATCTCCAACCAGGCTCAAGGCCGCGCAGTGGCAGCAGACACCACCCGGGAGTTCCGCAGCGCGCAGGCCCGAGACTTTGTGTCCTGGTGCGCACAGGACTCCTCGGAGTCGATCACCACAACGGCATTCCAAGCAGCCCGCATGCCTAACTGGTTCCCGGATGAGGATTCCTGGCCAGCCGCCTCCCCCGCCAGACTGGCGGTACTCGAGGAACTCACAGAACGCTTCCGGCTGCTGGAAGACGACAAGACAGGCACTCGGGTCGGCATCGGCATTGCCACCGGCGCCGACAAGGTCTTCCTCACGGAAGACAAGGGGCTCGTCGAGAGCGATCGACTCCTCCCCATGGCCATGGTCCGCGATACGACCAGCGGTGCCCTCGACTGGCACGGCACATATCTGGTCAACCCATGGGCAGCCGAGGGCCGCCTCGTCGATCTTGCCGTGTATCCCCGCCTCGCCTCGTACTTCGAGGAACATGGAACCGCGCTGCGGAAGCGCTACATCGCGACCAAACAGCCTGATCGCTGGTACAAGACGATCGACAAGGTCGATCACTGCCTGATTGGTCGGCCGAAGCTGCTGTTGCCGGACATGAAGCTGACGATCCATCCGGTCCTCGATGAGGGCGGACTGTACCCTCACCACAACCTGTACTTCATCGTCTCGGACGCCTGGGACATGCGCGTTCTCGGCGGTCTGTTGCTGTCGAAAGTTGCCGAGGCTTTCGTAGAGGCTTACGCGGTCAAGATGCGAGGGGGAACGATCCGCTTCCAGGCGCAGTACCTCCGCAAGATCCGCGTGCCCGATCCGCAGGCGATCAGCGAGAGCGACCAGGTCGCACTCAGGGAAGCCTTCGACAAACGCGATGTGCAGGTTGCCACGGAAGCAGCTCTACGTGTCTATGGGCTCGCCGAACTGCCCGACTAG